In Anaerobacillus isosaccharinicus, one genomic interval encodes:
- a CDS encoding HIT family protein, whose amino-acid sequence MYDKPCPFCNPENIVLSNDLAFAIFDIYPVNQGHLLIIPKRNVSDFFDTKNEEREAINQLLEQGKTLLEERYSPDGYNIGINCGETAGQTIFHVHVHLIPRYKGDMENPRGGVRGVIPEKRIY is encoded by the coding sequence ATGTACGATAAACCTTGCCCTTTCTGCAACCCAGAAAACATTGTCCTATCAAACGATTTAGCATTTGCAATTTTTGATATATATCCTGTAAATCAAGGCCACCTCTTAATCATCCCTAAACGCAATGTAAGTGATTTTTTTGATACAAAGAACGAAGAGCGGGAAGCTATTAACCAACTACTTGAACAAGGAAAAACATTATTAGAAGAACGATACTCTCCAGATGGCTACAACATTGGCATTAACTGTGGCGAAACAGCTGGCCAAACGATTTTCCACGTTCATGTTCACTTAATTCCTCGTTATAAGGGAGATATGGAAAACCCAAGAGGAGGAGTCAGAGGAGTTATCCCAGAAAAAAGAATATATTAA
- a CDS encoding nuclease-related domain-containing protein, whose protein sequence is MLNGILVLLLMALVMYLKVNFATIKGRVGEANVNRILERLIKDVYKIYHDVYVPNGEGGTTQVDHIVTSPYEIFVIETKHYKGWIFGKEKM, encoded by the coding sequence ATGTTGAATGGTATTTTAGTGTTATTGCTAATGGCTCTGGTGATGTATTTAAAAGTTAATTTCGCAACTATAAAAGGTAGAGTAGGAGAGGCCAATGTAAATCGAATATTAGAGAGATTGATTAAAGATGTGTATAAAATATACCATGATGTTTACGTTCCAAATGGTGAGGGTGGAACTACGCAAGTTGATCACATTGTCACTTCACCTTACGAAATCTTTGTGATCGAAACAAAGCACTATAAAGGCTGGATATTTGGAAAAGAAAAAATGTAA
- a CDS encoding TerB N-terminal domain-containing protein: MMKKSKTVGYLLAFFLGGIGGHLFYYKKYIRGLIYLIFCWTYIPIFLGWIDMLFIKKWHNQLDSTDDKKTLEEKSSQAKVFVQSKSKESKSKPKRTTSLFNKNFYNEEELILPKYLHLETPASILKNVDKVLKSQKSTNESGSVRLEFSYSHSHSDFIKKSHNYRNRTQGPTKEIPLQAYWTTFDHMNDKQLKWYFHWREEALKGNYLEVDLSYIFVFVYELLNYSFNPKASFNVSMLVRLYESYVDMHPKLSNYLPRWIQDMLNELKEEELASEWKYRDYVPPVYKAITEDHKPLNKISITHWRTYIRNYRETKFFLDNKNKIYKVFKDSLLLLEAHHNQQNEKVEDVWFTNKRVRNVAHLFSGAVIGRGNEPIHVYHTEVQPTDTLYDEITALFRLSENVTRILNGEKREIKVEEELLPADFKNELLDRYSEGAMKANERFKTVKEKDTQATGSVIPQRPLVEGKTEVAAVTTTKPTIEFNDENIERLNLENKHLQGVFEGSGNEETQLESTGSFVTATPDANTTETTPEVTELDKTIEGDTGLDSLFDATDGDEEKFMSSLSDAEKEFLSSFNNGEYSQDEATAFVKKNGKMLGLFLSELNEKANEHLGDNIVELEGDNIILYDEFTDIALMLKGA; this comes from the coding sequence ATGATGAAAAAATCAAAAACCGTGGGCTATCTCCTAGCATTCTTTCTTGGAGGAATTGGCGGACACCTTTTTTATTACAAAAAGTACATAAGAGGACTTATATATCTAATTTTCTGTTGGACATATATTCCGATATTTTTAGGGTGGATTGATATGTTATTTATTAAAAAGTGGCATAATCAGTTAGATTCAACAGATGACAAAAAAACTTTAGAGGAAAAGTCTTCTCAAGCAAAGGTATTTGTCCAATCTAAATCTAAAGAGAGTAAATCAAAACCTAAAAGAACAACTTCTTTATTTAATAAAAATTTCTACAACGAAGAAGAACTCATCTTACCGAAGTACTTACATTTAGAAACACCCGCTTCTATTCTTAAAAATGTAGATAAAGTATTAAAATCTCAGAAGTCTACAAACGAGAGTGGAAGCGTTCGTCTTGAATTCTCTTACTCGCATTCCCACTCAGACTTTATTAAGAAATCACATAACTATAGAAATCGAACACAAGGACCCACAAAAGAAATACCATTACAGGCATATTGGACAACTTTTGACCATATGAACGACAAGCAATTAAAATGGTACTTCCATTGGAGAGAAGAAGCGCTTAAAGGGAATTACTTAGAAGTTGACCTCAGTTATATCTTCGTCTTTGTGTACGAATTGTTGAACTACTCCTTTAACCCTAAAGCGTCGTTTAATGTCAGTATGCTTGTACGGTTATATGAAAGCTATGTAGATATGCACCCTAAGCTTTCTAACTACTTGCCTCGATGGATTCAAGACATGCTAAACGAACTAAAGGAAGAAGAATTAGCAAGCGAATGGAAATACCGTGATTATGTTCCTCCAGTGTATAAAGCGATTACTGAAGACCATAAACCATTAAATAAAATATCCATTACACACTGGAGAACTTATATCCGTAATTACCGGGAAACAAAATTCTTTCTGGATAACAAGAATAAAATTTATAAAGTATTCAAGGACAGTCTTTTGTTATTAGAAGCGCATCACAATCAACAAAACGAAAAAGTAGAAGATGTCTGGTTTACGAATAAACGAGTTCGCAACGTAGCTCATTTGTTTTCAGGAGCGGTTATCGGAAGAGGAAATGAACCTATCCATGTTTACCATACAGAAGTTCAACCTACTGATACTCTATATGATGAAATTACAGCTCTTTTCCGATTATCTGAGAATGTCACTCGTATTTTAAACGGTGAAAAAAGGGAGATAAAGGTGGAAGAAGAATTGCTACCAGCTGATTTTAAGAATGAATTATTAGATAGATACTCAGAAGGCGCTATGAAAGCGAACGAACGTTTTAAGACAGTCAAGGAGAAGGACACTCAAGCTACCGGAAGTGTTATCCCACAACGACCGTTAGTAGAGGGAAAAACAGAAGTGGCAGCAGTAACTACTACAAAGCCAACCATTGAATTTAACGATGAGAATATTGAACGTTTAAATCTAGAAAATAAACATCTACAAGGAGTGTTCGAGGGAAGCGGAAACGAAGAAACACAACTGGAGTCTACTGGTTCTTTTGTAACGGCGACACCAGATGCAAATACAACAGAAACTACTCCTGAGGTTACAGAATTAGACAAGACGATTGAGGGTGACACAGGACTAGACTCCCTCTTTGATGCTACTGATGGAGATGAAGAGAAATTTATGAGTTCGTTATCTGATGCAGAAAAAGAATTTTTAAGCTCGTTCAACAATGGAGAATACTCTCAAGACGAAGCAACAGCTTTTGTGAAGAAGAATGGGAAAATGTTAGGTTTATTCCTAAGTGAGTTAAACGAAAAAGCAAATGAACATTTAGGGGATAATATCGTGGAGTTAGAAGGCGACAACATTATTCTTTACGACGAGTTCACCGATATTGCTCTTATGCTGAAAGGGGCGTAA
- a CDS encoding nucleoside triphosphate pyrophosphohydrolase, giving the protein MPTYNKLVRDRIPEIIEKTGKKFTISLLNDEQYITELKKKSFEELEEYMSTTTHEDVLEELADVLEIIHALAICHGSSIEEVEKIRERKAKDRGGFQEKIFLVEVEDD; this is encoded by the coding sequence ATGCCTACATACAATAAATTAGTGAGAGATAGAATTCCCGAAATTATAGAAAAAACAGGTAAGAAATTTACGATTTCGCTATTAAATGACGAACAATACATAACAGAGTTAAAGAAAAAGAGCTTTGAAGAACTCGAAGAATATATGAGTACAACGACACATGAAGATGTACTTGAAGAATTGGCAGATGTTTTAGAAATTATCCATGCACTAGCGATTTGCCATGGTTCTTCCATAGAAGAAGTAGAAAAGATCCGCGAAAGAAAGGCAAAAGATCGTGGTGGTTTTCAGGAGAAAATCTTTTTAGTAGAGGTTGAGGATGACTAA
- a CDS encoding ATP-binding protein — protein MNIKKRDSSAILNSLSGGVVPSRGLQYIMVGRADEAKQILADLQNIKGGSSVIKLFIGPFGSGKSFIQALIQQIAFQEKFVVAKADFTPERRLYGSDGKAVSIYTELMKNMAIATVPDGGALPTVLDKWISDVQSKVVIDKNYGSVAFDNPDFIRDVEHEITYTVSKMDDLIGGYDFSRILIQYFKGFVEDNSELQRKAIKWLRGEYKTKTEARTDLGVRDIIDDNNYYNYLKVVSQFVKQIGYSGLVVNLDEAINLYKITHPQTRDKNYETILKIYNDTLQGNVEGLYFTLGGTPEFLEDERRGLFSYGALKRRLESNRFETNEFRDLSQPVIKLTPLKHDETYVLLQKLREIHATHHVYQSTVTDDEIKRFIIQEYSRPGADENLTVGDVIRAFLGALNILHQNPYFNRIDIFGEEEVPAPEPRNTVHSRFATTEGE, from the coding sequence TTGAATATTAAGAAGCGTGATTCATCCGCAATATTAAACTCTTTATCCGGTGGAGTGGTGCCAAGCAGAGGATTACAATACATTATGGTAGGTCGCGCAGACGAAGCCAAACAAATTCTTGCAGACTTACAAAATATTAAGGGCGGTTCTTCGGTTATTAAATTATTTATTGGCCCCTTTGGAAGTGGGAAGAGTTTTATACAAGCACTTATTCAACAAATCGCCTTCCAGGAGAAGTTTGTTGTAGCGAAAGCCGATTTTACACCGGAACGTCGATTATACGGTAGCGATGGAAAAGCTGTCTCAATCTATACGGAACTAATGAAGAATATGGCAATTGCTACGGTACCAGATGGTGGGGCTCTACCCACTGTCCTCGATAAATGGATTAGTGACGTACAATCAAAGGTTGTTATAGACAAAAATTATGGCTCGGTAGCATTTGATAATCCAGACTTTATCCGAGATGTAGAACACGAGATAACCTATACGGTTTCTAAGATGGATGACCTGATTGGAGGATATGACTTCTCGCGCATTCTAATCCAGTATTTCAAGGGATTTGTAGAAGACAACAGTGAATTGCAGCGAAAAGCGATAAAGTGGCTCAGAGGGGAATATAAGACGAAAACAGAAGCAAGAACAGACTTAGGGGTTCGTGACATTATTGATGACAACAATTACTACAACTATCTGAAAGTCGTCTCTCAGTTTGTGAAGCAAATCGGATATTCAGGGTTAGTGGTTAATCTAGATGAAGCAATTAATCTTTATAAGATAACTCATCCTCAGACAAGAGACAAGAACTACGAAACTATTTTAAAAATATATAATGACACCTTACAAGGGAATGTTGAAGGTCTTTATTTCACACTGGGTGGCACCCCAGAGTTTTTAGAAGATGAAAGACGAGGCTTATTTAGTTACGGAGCACTGAAAAGACGATTAGAATCTAACCGTTTTGAAACAAACGAGTTCCGAGACTTATCTCAACCAGTCATCAAATTAACACCGTTAAAGCATGATGAAACCTATGTTCTGTTGCAGAAATTAAGAGAAATTCATGCTACCCATCATGTATACCAATCGACTGTCACAGATGATGAGATTAAGCGTTTTATCATTCAAGAGTATTCTAGGCCGGGAGCGGATGAAAATTTAACAGTAGGGGATGTTATTCGTGCCTTTTTAGGTGCTCTGAACATTCTGCACCAAAATCCATATTTCAATCGGATTGATATCTTTGGAGAAGAGGAAGTACCAGCACCAGAGCCACGAAACACCGTTCACTCTAGGTTTGCTACTACAGAAGGAGAATAA
- a CDS encoding DEAD/DEAH box helicase gives MTFNLLSKNIQKKIWDMKWDRFTPIQDSTIPVIINSSRDVIVSSGTASGKTEAAFLPILSLVEKAAASELKVLYISPLKALINNQFERIEKLCEHTHIPIHKWHGDVSQSVKKKFLKEPAGILQITPESIESLFINRTEQIRVLFKGLDFVVIDEIHSFLNNDRGVHLRSLLSRIETIAQNRPRIIGLSATIDNFEFVKNWVNYTSPEEVEIVDEKVSEKQLLYYLMHFPEKEDGEAGNKLEVSLFEDIRELTRNQKAIIFCNDRGSVEEVTVFLNRLAAREKVGETYYAHHSSIDKKEREYVEKTMMESKMPKTVVATSTLELGLDIGDVDIVIQLNSTFTVSSLKQRLGRSGRKRDARQMLQMYTTKRDSLFQSLAVMELALDKWIEPATGYAQPYDILFHQIISICTETNGITMSQLLERLERNHIFYQLNTTDVQLLINHMLEQDYLEMVKGPNELIVGLAGERILRSRDFYAVFITPEEYTVLEGVRKIGTLDKSTFLGSEGDNIILAGKLWTIKQIDTEKNKIYVLKAVNGKPPRYSSSGLKLHKKIGEKIMEILCDDHQFHYINQEAFDSLNDERKFYHDNQIKPGDRVIREEDGSFLLESFTGTVIAQTLGWLLRAIGFGAKIEDGLNRMRIEGPLSTDVLNFIKKEEWEEARLFPLITESELYNSKFSPYLPDELFWRIHAAHEIDIEGTIKYLNEFEFKFIDCKARK, from the coding sequence ATGACATTTAATTTGTTAAGCAAAAACATTCAAAAAAAAATATGGGACATGAAATGGGACCGATTCACTCCTATTCAAGATAGTACCATACCTGTTATCATCAATAGCTCTAGAGATGTTATCGTATCATCAGGGACTGCTTCTGGTAAAACAGAGGCAGCCTTTTTGCCTATATTGTCCCTAGTAGAAAAGGCAGCAGCTTCTGAACTAAAGGTATTATATATATCACCTTTAAAAGCATTAATTAATAATCAGTTTGAACGAATTGAAAAGCTCTGCGAACATACGCATATTCCTATCCATAAATGGCATGGAGATGTCAGTCAAAGCGTGAAAAAGAAATTTTTAAAAGAACCCGCAGGGATATTACAAATAACCCCTGAGTCGATTGAAAGTTTGTTTATTAATAGGACCGAACAAATTAGAGTCCTATTCAAAGGCCTAGATTTTGTAGTTATCGATGAAATTCACTCCTTTCTAAATAATGACCGCGGCGTACATCTTCGTTCTCTACTATCCAGAATAGAAACAATAGCTCAGAACAGACCACGGATTATTGGGTTATCCGCAACCATCGATAACTTTGAATTCGTGAAGAATTGGGTGAACTATACTTCACCTGAAGAAGTTGAAATAGTAGATGAAAAAGTTAGCGAGAAGCAATTATTGTACTACTTAATGCATTTTCCGGAAAAAGAGGACGGAGAAGCGGGAAACAAACTAGAAGTTTCTCTATTTGAAGATATAAGGGAATTAACACGAAACCAAAAAGCAATCATTTTCTGCAATGACCGTGGATCAGTCGAAGAAGTTACTGTTTTTTTAAATCGTTTAGCAGCAAGGGAGAAAGTTGGTGAGACCTATTATGCTCATCACTCATCTATTGATAAAAAGGAACGAGAATATGTAGAAAAAACTATGATGGAATCCAAGATGCCTAAAACTGTAGTAGCTACAAGTACGTTGGAATTAGGTTTGGATATTGGAGATGTGGATATTGTTATTCAATTAAATAGCACATTTACCGTATCGTCACTGAAGCAACGGCTTGGTAGGTCTGGTCGAAAGCGAGATGCCAGACAGATGCTACAAATGTACACTACCAAGAGGGATAGCTTATTTCAATCACTGGCTGTAATGGAACTTGCTTTAGATAAGTGGATTGAACCAGCTACAGGGTATGCTCAACCCTATGACATTCTGTTTCATCAGATTATCTCCATATGCACCGAAACGAACGGAATAACGATGAGTCAATTGTTAGAGAGGCTTGAAAGAAATCACATCTTCTATCAATTAAATACCACTGACGTTCAGTTACTTATTAACCATATGCTAGAGCAGGACTATTTGGAAATGGTTAAAGGGCCTAATGAGCTTATTGTCGGCTTAGCTGGAGAACGTATTTTAAGAAGTCGTGATTTTTACGCCGTTTTTATTACTCCGGAAGAGTACACGGTATTAGAAGGTGTAAGAAAGATTGGTACATTAGACAAGAGTACATTTTTAGGTTCTGAAGGAGATAACATTATTTTAGCCGGGAAACTCTGGACAATTAAACAAATCGATACGGAAAAGAATAAGATTTATGTTTTAAAAGCGGTAAACGGAAAGCCCCCTAGATATTCGAGCAGCGGATTAAAACTGCATAAGAAAATTGGCGAAAAAATCATGGAAATACTATGTGACGACCACCAGTTTCATTACATCAACCAGGAAGCTTTTGATTCTCTTAATGATGAGAGGAAATTTTACCATGATAATCAGATAAAACCTGGTGATAGAGTGATAAGAGAGGAAGATGGCAGTTTTTTACTGGAGTCGTTTACGGGAACAGTAATTGCTCAAACACTGGGGTGGTTGCTTAGAGCAATAGGCTTTGGTGCTAAAATTGAGGATGGATTAAATCGAATGAGGATTGAAGGCCCTCTTTCTACAGATGTCCTGAACTTTATTAAAAAGGAGGAATGGGAAGAGGCAAGATTATTTCCTCTTATTACTGAGTCAGAATTATATAACTCCAAGTTCTCCCCGTATTTACCGGATGAATTATTTTGGAGAATACATGCTGCGCATGAAATTGATATCGAAGGTACTATTAAGTACTTAAACGAATTTGAATTTAAATTCATAGATTGTAAAGCAAGAAAGTAA
- a CDS encoding DEAD/DEAH box helicase family protein encodes MTKAELITQNLVDHLLTKMESASSICILTSFVMKSGCEVLREPLRKAAERGVEIKICTGDYLFITQPEALKTLLSIHENIEVRLWNSNGTSFHPKAYLFQYPNNGHFIVGSSNLSRSALTTGVEWNLSISDCPGVYEDGLDQFSKLMYHEQTIEVNHETIKLYEDRYEQFHQSNPNLVRTWSKREEVELMLRNKEEELTSIDIIKDGSNSYGEEVKPRFAQPEALRELETTLEEGYKSALVVMATGLGKTYLAAFFAKKFKRVLFVAHREEILYQAKKSFEHVLGDKTFGIYNGKQKEGQADYIFASIFTLSLKHHIEVFSPDEFDLIVIDEFHHAAANSYQRILDYFKPNFLLGITATPDRNDNKDVYAICDGNVAFRIDFLEAIQRQWLAPFHYQGVYDDTDYRQITWLGNRYAEEELLQLQLREEMAQNILQAWEKHKQTRTLVFCSSIKQADFLAKYFNQNGYKVIALHSKQVEVSRYKAIQLLEKGEIDAIFTVDLFNEGVDIPLVDTLLFVRPTESLTVFTQQIGRGLRLHPEKDYCVVIDLIGNYRNADVKLSLFDTSGEQKKPREIQASAPVNCVINLETQVIDLLTEMARKIQPRKDKLKDDYFTLKQELGRRPSYLELHLKGQSDTKQYKQEFKSYIGFLYWANELSNREKELFKRYEPWLVEVEKTGMTKSYKMVVLLAMLNRGVENWYKPITPEETAPFFHQYLTETEYRKKIDFSDKETMRLWEYDENKVSKLIAKMPMSKWGKELVTFENNSFSFNFEVAKEEEELLYEWTKEICEYRLHVHFERKSNK; translated from the coding sequence ATGACTAAGGCAGAATTAATTACGCAAAACTTGGTTGACCATCTTTTGACGAAGATGGAGAGTGCTTCAAGTATTTGCATTTTAACTTCGTTTGTCATGAAATCTGGCTGTGAAGTTCTTCGCGAACCATTAAGAAAAGCTGCTGAACGAGGCGTAGAGATTAAAATATGTACGGGTGACTACTTATTTATTACACAGCCTGAAGCGCTCAAAACGTTACTAAGCATTCATGAAAACATTGAAGTTCGACTATGGAATAGTAATGGTACTTCATTTCACCCGAAGGCTTATTTATTTCAATATCCTAATAACGGTCATTTTATTGTGGGTTCATCAAATTTATCAAGATCAGCGCTAACAACAGGTGTTGAATGGAATTTATCTATTTCAGATTGTCCTGGAGTATATGAAGATGGCCTCGATCAATTTTCAAAACTGATGTACCACGAACAAACGATAGAAGTCAATCACGAGACGATCAAACTTTACGAGGATCGGTATGAGCAATTCCATCAAAGCAATCCTAATCTAGTAAGAACATGGAGCAAAAGGGAAGAAGTAGAGCTAATGCTTCGAAATAAAGAAGAAGAACTAACTTCTATTGATATCATTAAAGATGGCTCCAATAGCTATGGGGAGGAAGTAAAGCCTCGTTTTGCACAACCAGAGGCTTTACGAGAACTCGAGACAACGTTAGAAGAAGGATATAAAAGCGCTCTTGTTGTGATGGCTACTGGATTAGGGAAAACGTATTTAGCTGCCTTTTTTGCAAAAAAGTTTAAACGAGTGCTCTTTGTGGCCCATCGTGAAGAAATCCTTTATCAAGCAAAAAAGTCGTTTGAGCACGTTTTAGGTGACAAAACGTTTGGAATATATAACGGGAAGCAAAAAGAAGGACAAGCTGATTATATTTTTGCATCAATTTTTACCCTAAGCTTAAAGCACCATATTGAAGTATTTTCACCAGATGAATTTGACTTAATTGTTATTGATGAGTTTCACCATGCAGCAGCAAATTCGTATCAACGAATATTAGATTATTTTAAACCTAATTTTTTATTAGGAATTACCGCGACTCCAGATCGTAATGACAATAAAGACGTTTATGCGATTTGTGATGGGAACGTTGCTTTCCGAATAGATTTTCTTGAAGCAATTCAGCGGCAATGGTTAGCGCCATTTCATTATCAAGGTGTCTATGACGATACAGATTATCGCCAAATTACTTGGTTAGGAAATCGGTATGCGGAAGAAGAGTTACTACAACTTCAGCTCCGTGAGGAAATGGCACAGAACATCCTACAAGCATGGGAAAAGCATAAGCAAACAAGAACGCTTGTCTTCTGTTCTTCAATTAAACAAGCTGATTTCTTAGCGAAGTATTTTAATCAAAACGGCTACAAAGTGATTGCCTTACATTCAAAACAGGTAGAAGTAAGTCGTTATAAAGCAATTCAATTATTAGAAAAGGGAGAAATCGATGCGATTTTTACCGTTGATTTATTTAATGAGGGAGTCGACATTCCACTCGTTGATACGCTTCTTTTTGTCCGACCTACCGAATCACTAACTGTTTTCACCCAGCAAATAGGTCGAGGCCTACGGTTACACCCAGAAAAAGACTATTGTGTCGTGATCGACTTAATTGGAAACTATCGTAATGCAGATGTAAAGCTAAGTTTATTTGATACTTCAGGTGAGCAGAAAAAGCCAAGAGAAATCCAAGCAAGTGCACCGGTAAACTGCGTCATTAATTTAGAAACACAAGTCATCGACCTTCTAACCGAAATGGCTAGAAAAATTCAGCCAAGAAAAGATAAGCTAAAAGATGATTATTTTACGTTAAAACAAGAGTTGGGTAGAAGACCTTCTTATTTAGAGCTTCACTTAAAAGGTCAATCAGATACGAAGCAGTACAAACAAGAGTTCAAGTCGTATATTGGGTTCCTTTATTGGGCGAATGAATTAAGTAATAGAGAAAAAGAACTATTCAAAAGGTATGAGCCTTGGCTTGTTGAAGTTGAAAAAACTGGAATGACAAAAAGCTATAAGATGGTTGTCTTACTTGCGATGTTAAATAGAGGAGTAGAAAACTGGTATAAACCGATTACACCAGAAGAGACGGCACCTTTCTTCCATCAGTACCTAACCGAAACAGAATACCGAAAAAAGATCGATTTCTCAGACAAAGAAACAATGAGGCTTTGGGAATACGATGAGAATAAAGTAAGTAAACTAATTGCCAAAATGCCAATGTCCAAATGGGGCAAAGAATTAGTAACTTTTGAAAACAATTCGTTTTCGTTCAACTTTGAAGTTGCTAAAGAAGAGGAAGAACTGCTTTATGAATGGACGAAAGAGATTTGTGAATACAGGTTGCATGTTCATTTTGAGAGAAAGAGTAATAAATAA